A single genomic interval of Stieleria maiorica harbors:
- a CDS encoding WecB/TagA/CpsF family glycosyltransferase yields MSVPFSTTGSTTPASPVVFTPTTKTAENPSAPPTIELPPLDRCDIWDVPFDRVTLPEAIDRIEQLVARGRPSYVITANLNYVMLHHEQADVPEITRDADLILADGQPIVWRSQLGPDPLPERVAGSEMIHKLACRAGQKQWGIYFLGGAPGVAETCAKRLARDYPGMRIAGIESPPFRPLSDAEQADQDRRIRQSGAQILLVAFGQPKGERWIHENYRRLGIPVSIQLGASFDFIAGTAKRAPKIWQRLGAEWAYRMLSDPRRLVPRYGKNAIYLAQALIDDWKKTVRRWGMSPTD; encoded by the coding sequence ATGTCTGTCCCTTTTTCGACAACCGGCTCAACGACTCCCGCATCCCCGGTCGTCTTTACTCCGACGACGAAAACGGCCGAGAATCCATCGGCCCCGCCAACGATCGAGTTGCCACCGCTGGATCGTTGTGACATCTGGGACGTGCCCTTTGACCGTGTCACCTTGCCCGAGGCCATCGACCGGATCGAGCAACTGGTCGCCCGCGGTCGGCCCAGCTATGTGATCACAGCGAACTTGAATTACGTGATGCTGCACCACGAGCAGGCCGACGTCCCCGAAATCACCCGCGACGCCGATCTGATTCTGGCCGATGGGCAACCGATCGTCTGGCGCAGCCAACTCGGCCCCGATCCGCTGCCCGAACGCGTCGCCGGCAGCGAAATGATCCACAAGCTGGCCTGCCGCGCAGGCCAAAAACAATGGGGGATCTACTTTCTGGGCGGAGCACCCGGTGTCGCCGAAACCTGCGCCAAACGACTCGCACGCGATTATCCCGGAATGCGAATCGCCGGGATCGAATCGCCACCGTTCCGCCCGCTGTCCGATGCGGAGCAAGCCGACCAGGACCGGCGGATTCGCCAATCAGGGGCTCAGATCTTGCTGGTCGCCTTCGGCCAACCCAAGGGTGAGCGTTGGATCCATGAAAACTACCGACGGCTGGGAATCCCCGTCAGCATTCAACTGGGCGCGTCCTTCGACTTCATCGCCGGCACGGCCAAACGGGCGCCCAAGATCTGGCAGCGACTCGGTGCCGAATGGGCCTACCGCATGCTCAGCGATCCCCGGCGCCTGGTCCCGCGCTATGGAAAAAACGCGATCTACCTGGCCCAGGCCCTGATCGACGACTGGAAGAAAACGGTGCGCCGCTGGGGCATGTCACCGACGGATTGA
- a CDS encoding FG-GAP-like repeat-containing protein → MNPRKSGTKKLRRKKTSVRRDRRRVFGERLEQRMLLAGDLDFAPFPPPVPGATFVEHELSTGTVDGPLGLVSGDVDGDGDNDVVVASYRDDSIRWYNNDGGGVFSGNTIATNANGVQDVAIADLDGDGDADVLSASKYDHRIRWYENDGSENFTEHEISAIETNASSVAVADVDGDGDLDVLSTAFFSDTIAWFENDGNETFTRHVISSTADGANDVTAADVDGDGDIDIVGVSGNDDTIAWYENDGSENFTEHVISITADNAMAVGTFDADGDGDVDLVAASNFDDTIAWYENDGNENFTRHVLTTLADRAFDVATADIDTDGDIDILASSQNDQVRVFLGNGAGVFTEHLISDDSANGASGLAVDDFNGDAKSDFVVGGRYGDNVLWFENGSPDYGDAPQPYPTLIAAGGASHVAIGHRLGASRDGEPDGLPSAAADGDGGDDDGVTFGPLHVRAFDAEVTVNVQSNSNQPGWVFLDAWIDFNQDGDWDDPGEQIIESSEVRVFDHQLTFQIPRDALVGTTYARFRLSSVGGLSPTGEAPDGEVEDYQVTIQPPIPMSPIFIGSDISTPGALGVAAIKSVDLDGDGDLDVLSASGYSNRFEWFENDGNENFTRRLISDQGDDPEEIEVEDVDNDGDLDVIAVSYFGQNIVWYENDGAENFSPHIVSPDDRGVLSVATGDVDGDGDRDFVSAGFSYEILWYENTGAEPYTVHVIDPSAGAAKSVAVIDVDGDGDLDVVTAHALDDSINWYENNGSASFTKHVISTNANGALGVAVADVDSDGDIDVLSASQSDDKIAWYENDGNQSFTEHAITTSLDYPTKVSAADIDQDGDVDVFATSYGDDLIVWYENDGNQNFSEAVIDANADAPLDVEVADVDGDGDLDVLGASNGNDQIAWYENDGNESFVENEIVSSPFLPYDVSLADIDGDGDIDVLGATFNDDKITWYENDGSQAFSPQIVTTSANGASSVESADIDGDGDLDIVGGSYFDGKVAWFRNDNGNFTEQVVTLDAAGLNDVHTADVDGDGDIDLLSASGYDDKIAWYQNDGSGNFTPKVISANARFAYSVATGDIDGDGDLDVVGASYSDDKIAWYQNDGNENFVEKIISTSAYGATSVKTADIDGDGDLDIAIAAFTDELTWFENDGAGNFTERLIPMEEYYAFDVTPGDIDLDGDIDLLVASRDDYVMYVFLNDGHQNFRQRPIDYFVNGARRVELGDLDRDGDLDVVGVSSFDYRFLWLETVLADLGDAPESYATLLVDDGATHLAVGPRLGASRDSEPDAEPSTDAAGDGSDEDGVLFGTLKQGQSTAGVNVDLQNGSSAKVDAWIDFNADGTWDATEQILDSVDVVAGLQTLNYNVPPAMTLGQTYARVRLSTAGDLDPTGLADDGEVEDYLITIREDVVFSLPPASPDVSLRLNGENAELIDNGNGGAVLLSKPVLTTQSLTLVATDGIDTFNIDFTSGGYFSFPDGISIDGTDESDSVTIRGTGNSDAVIRSDAGSLAAAPLELGGPPIAPTTIEVNDGGLVTEVQLSKVGPVSVLAMNSIQIEGSLDVGDQTLSLDATAPIPLGTMTDLSGGRIDSVGPITVGGGLKYRPPLGITPAVGDSFVLMQGSSITGTFADTDLPTPPLGSDWDLSVGPTEVRLTLVDLAQVGQLTLGDGSVSPQRSNLTKIDVQFDGLVDIDPGAFRVSKRDPEGGVVTTAFVVSTDPQGNSVATLTFSGSLTRGLDSALVDGNYQLTIDPSKVRRAGTSVRMDGNNDGLQGGDYSHGQVASDNFFALYGDSDGDRDVDGQDYGRFGLTFLKSSGDAGFNASLDSDGDGDVDGQDYGRFGQRFLKSLPF, encoded by the coding sequence ATGAATCCAAGGAAATCGGGCACGAAGAAGCTACGCCGGAAGAAGACCAGTGTCCGGCGTGATCGCAGAAGAGTATTCGGTGAGCGGCTGGAGCAGCGGATGTTGCTCGCCGGCGACCTGGATTTCGCGCCGTTTCCGCCCCCCGTGCCCGGAGCGACGTTCGTCGAGCACGAGCTTAGCACCGGGACGGTCGATGGACCGTTGGGCCTCGTGTCCGGAGACGTCGATGGGGATGGCGACAACGACGTGGTGGTCGCGTCGTATCGAGACGATTCGATTCGTTGGTACAACAACGATGGCGGGGGCGTGTTCTCCGGAAACACGATTGCCACCAATGCCAATGGCGTCCAAGACGTTGCGATCGCGGACCTGGACGGCGACGGAGACGCGGACGTGTTGAGCGCGTCAAAGTATGATCACCGGATTCGCTGGTACGAAAATGATGGCAGCGAAAACTTCACCGAGCACGAGATCAGTGCCATCGAAACCAATGCGTCCAGTGTCGCGGTTGCCGATGTCGATGGGGACGGCGATCTGGATGTCCTCAGTACCGCGTTTTTCTCCGACACCATTGCCTGGTTCGAAAACGATGGCAACGAAACGTTCACGCGGCACGTCATCAGTTCGACCGCGGATGGTGCCAACGACGTGACGGCGGCGGACGTCGATGGTGACGGCGACATCGATATTGTCGGCGTATCGGGCAACGACGACACGATCGCCTGGTACGAGAACGATGGAAGCGAGAACTTCACCGAGCATGTGATCAGCATCACCGCCGACAATGCCATGGCGGTCGGCACCTTTGACGCTGACGGCGACGGTGACGTGGATCTCGTCGCGGCGTCGAATTTCGACGACACGATCGCGTGGTACGAGAACGACGGCAACGAGAACTTCACCCGGCACGTTTTGACCACCTTGGCCGACCGCGCGTTCGACGTCGCGACCGCAGACATCGACACCGACGGCGACATCGATATCCTCGCTTCCTCCCAGAACGATCAGGTTCGCGTTTTCTTGGGCAACGGGGCTGGTGTGTTCACCGAACATCTCATCAGCGATGATTCCGCAAACGGTGCCAGCGGTCTGGCCGTCGATGACTTCAACGGCGATGCCAAATCGGATTTCGTCGTCGGCGGGCGCTACGGAGACAACGTCCTGTGGTTCGAAAACGGTTCCCCCGACTATGGCGATGCCCCGCAGCCTTATCCGACATTGATCGCCGCCGGCGGGGCATCCCACGTCGCGATCGGTCATCGACTCGGTGCATCGCGTGACGGTGAGCCAGACGGTTTGCCCTCCGCAGCAGCCGACGGCGATGGGGGCGATGATGACGGCGTCACGTTCGGTCCGCTTCACGTGCGCGCCTTCGACGCTGAAGTCACGGTGAACGTGCAGAGCAACTCTAACCAGCCCGGCTGGGTCTTCCTGGACGCCTGGATCGACTTCAACCAAGACGGTGACTGGGACGATCCGGGAGAACAGATCATCGAGTCCAGCGAAGTCCGCGTCTTTGACCATCAGCTAACCTTCCAGATTCCGCGCGACGCGCTCGTCGGGACAACCTATGCAAGGTTTCGCCTAAGCAGTGTTGGAGGGCTGTCGCCGACCGGCGAGGCGCCCGACGGTGAAGTCGAAGATTACCAAGTCACAATCCAACCGCCGATTCCGATGTCGCCGATCTTCATCGGTAGCGACATCAGTACGCCGGGAGCCTTGGGTGTTGCGGCGATCAAGTCGGTGGATCTCGATGGCGATGGCGACCTGGACGTTCTCAGTGCATCAGGGTATTCGAATCGGTTCGAGTGGTTCGAGAATGATGGAAACGAAAACTTCACCCGCCGGTTGATCAGCGACCAGGGTGATGATCCGGAAGAGATCGAGGTCGAGGACGTTGACAATGACGGCGATCTGGATGTCATTGCGGTCTCGTATTTCGGCCAGAACATCGTCTGGTACGAAAACGATGGAGCCGAAAATTTTTCGCCCCACATCGTTTCGCCGGACGATCGTGGCGTGCTCAGTGTCGCCACGGGCGATGTCGACGGTGACGGCGACCGCGACTTCGTGAGCGCCGGATTCAGCTACGAAATTTTGTGGTACGAAAACACGGGGGCCGAACCGTACACCGTCCACGTGATCGATCCCTCCGCCGGAGCGGCCAAGAGTGTGGCGGTCATCGATGTGGACGGTGACGGAGACCTGGACGTGGTCACCGCGCACGCGTTGGACGATTCGATCAACTGGTACGAAAACAACGGTTCCGCCTCGTTCACCAAGCACGTGATCAGCACCAACGCCAATGGTGCGTTGGGTGTGGCGGTGGCCGATGTGGATTCCGATGGCGACATCGATGTGTTGAGTGCGTCCCAGTCCGACGACAAGATCGCTTGGTACGAAAACGACGGCAACCAGAGTTTCACCGAGCACGCGATCACCACCTCGCTCGATTATCCGACGAAAGTCTCGGCGGCAGACATCGACCAGGACGGCGACGTGGACGTGTTTGCCACGTCCTACGGCGACGATTTGATCGTCTGGTATGAGAACGATGGCAACCAGAACTTTAGCGAAGCTGTGATCGATGCCAACGCGGATGCCCCTCTGGACGTTGAAGTCGCCGACGTCGACGGTGACGGCGATTTGGACGTGCTGGGTGCCTCCAACGGCAACGACCAGATTGCCTGGTACGAAAATGACGGCAACGAATCGTTTGTCGAAAACGAGATCGTTTCCTCACCCTTCTTGCCCTACGACGTCAGCTTGGCGGACATCGACGGCGACGGCGACATCGATGTGCTCGGCGCGACCTTCAACGACGACAAGATCACCTGGTACGAAAACGACGGATCCCAGGCATTTTCGCCGCAAATCGTCACGACGTCCGCCAATGGTGCGTCCAGCGTCGAGTCGGCCGACATCGACGGCGACGGCGACCTGGACATCGTCGGCGGTTCCTATTTCGATGGCAAAGTCGCCTGGTTCCGCAACGACAACGGTAACTTCACCGAACAGGTGGTGACGCTGGATGCCGCCGGCCTGAACGACGTCCACACGGCCGACGTCGACGGAGACGGCGACATCGACCTGCTCTCGGCCAGCGGCTACGACGACAAGATCGCCTGGTACCAAAACGACGGCAGCGGAAACTTCACCCCGAAAGTGATTTCCGCCAACGCCAGGTTTGCCTACAGCGTCGCGACGGGGGATATCGACGGCGACGGTGACCTGGATGTTGTCGGCGCATCCTACAGCGACGACAAGATCGCTTGGTACCAAAACGATGGCAACGAAAACTTCGTCGAAAAAATCATCTCCACCTCCGCGTACGGTGCGACGTCGGTGAAGACGGCCGACATCGACGGTGATGGTGACCTGGACATCGCCATCGCCGCCTTCACCGACGAACTGACGTGGTTCGAAAATGACGGCGCCGGTAACTTCACCGAGCGATTGATCCCGATGGAAGAATATTACGCGTTCGATGTCACTCCGGGAGACATCGACTTGGACGGCGACATTGACTTGCTGGTCGCCTCGCGAGACGACTACGTGATGTACGTCTTCCTGAACGACGGTCACCAGAACTTCCGCCAGCGCCCGATCGACTACTTTGTCAACGGTGCACGGCGAGTCGAACTGGGCGACCTGGACCGAGACGGGGACCTGGATGTCGTCGGTGTGTCGAGTTTTGATTACCGATTCCTCTGGCTGGAAACCGTACTCGCGGATCTCGGTGACGCACCGGAGTCTTACGCGACGCTGTTGGTCGATGACGGAGCGACCCACTTGGCCGTCGGTCCGCGATTGGGAGCCTCGCGAGACAGCGAACCGGATGCCGAGCCGTCGACCGACGCGGCCGGTGACGGATCCGACGAAGACGGCGTGCTGTTCGGGACATTGAAACAGGGACAATCGACCGCCGGTGTGAACGTCGACCTGCAAAACGGATCATCTGCCAAAGTCGACGCCTGGATCGACTTCAACGCCGATGGCACCTGGGACGCCACCGAACAGATCCTGGACAGCGTTGATGTGGTCGCGGGACTCCAGACGCTCAACTACAACGTGCCGCCGGCAATGACGTTGGGGCAAACCTACGCGCGGGTGCGGCTGAGCACCGCCGGCGATCTGGATCCGACGGGATTGGCCGATGACGGAGAAGTCGAAGACTACTTGATCACCATTCGCGAAGATGTCGTCTTTAGCCTTCCCCCAGCCTCCCCGGACGTTTCGTTGCGGCTGAATGGGGAGAATGCCGAACTGATTGACAACGGCAACGGCGGTGCGGTTCTGTTGTCCAAACCGGTGTTGACGACACAGTCGCTGACGCTGGTCGCCACCGACGGAATCGACACCTTCAACATCGACTTTACCAGCGGCGGGTACTTTTCATTTCCGGACGGCATCTCGATCGATGGCACCGACGAATCTGATTCGGTGACGATCCGGGGAACCGGAAACTCCGACGCCGTCATCCGGTCCGACGCCGGTAGCCTTGCCGCGGCCCCCCTCGAACTGGGCGGCCCCCCCATTGCTCCGACCACCATCGAAGTCAACGATGGCGGCCTGGTGACCGAAGTTCAACTTTCGAAGGTTGGACCGGTCAGTGTTCTGGCAATGAACTCAATTCAAATCGAAGGCTCGTTGGATGTGGGCGACCAGACGTTGTCCCTGGACGCGACCGCCCCGATCCCGCTGGGGACGATGACCGACCTGTCCGGTGGACGGATCGATTCGGTCGGTCCGATCACCGTCGGCGGCGGATTGAAGTACCGACCGCCGCTCGGCATCACGCCCGCGGTCGGAGATTCGTTCGTTCTGATGCAAGGCTCGTCGATCACGGGAACCTTTGCCGACACCGATTTGCCCACGCCTCCGCTGGGAAGCGACTGGGACCTTTCAGTCGGCCCGACGGAGGTGCGGCTGACGCTAGTCGATCTGGCACAGGTCGGGCAATTAACGCTCGGCGATGGTTCGGTCAGTCCCCAACGTTCCAATCTGACCAAAATCGACGTCCAGTTTGACGGCTTGGTCGACATCGATCCCGGAGCGTTCCGAGTCAGCAAACGCGACCCCGAGGGCGGCGTTGTGACGACGGCGTTTGTCGTGTCGACCGATCCCCAAGGCAACTCGGTGGCAACGCTGACGTTCAGCGGATCGCTGACACGTGGCCTGGATTCGGCCCTGGTTGATGGCAACTACCAACTGACGATCGATCCGTCGAAAGTTCGTCGTGCGGGAACCTCCGTCAGGATGGACGGCAACAACGACGGCCTGCAAGGCGGCGACTACTCGCACGGTCAAGTTGCGTCCGACAACTTCTTCGCGCTCTACGGTGACAGCGACGGCGACCGTGATGTGGACGGTCAAGATTACGGTCGCTTCGGCCTGACGTTCCTGAAATCCAGCGGCGACGCCGGATTCAACGCCTCCCTGGACAGCGACGGAGACGGTGACGTGGATGGACAAGATTACGGACGATTCGGTCAGCGATTCCTGAAATCATTGCCCTTCTAA
- a CDS encoding TIGR03032 family protein, with protein MLNIIGSRELTTWLAEHGISLAVSTYQAGKLLLVGTKADRGLAIFERTFNRCMGLWADAQTIWMSTRYQLWRLEDMGPGPVSQPEFDRLFVPQVGYTTGDIDVHDVAVDGKGQPIFISTLFNCIATVSQRRSFTPLWRPNFISKLVAEDRCHLNGMAMQDGSPRYVTACSRSDVIDGWRDRRKDGGLVIDVRTNQIIAEGLSMPHSPRLYRGRLWLLDSGNGYLGYLDADTGTLRRVAFCPGYARGLAFVGDYAIVGLSKPRRDEPSFHGLNLENELAARGASPRCGLQVIDLRSGDVVHWIRIEGDVIGELYDVVVLPDTRRPKALGFKTDEIQRNVWFDEEDRLQSWTAEG; from the coding sequence ATGCTGAACATCATCGGATCCCGCGAGTTGACGACGTGGCTGGCCGAGCACGGCATCAGCCTGGCCGTCTCGACCTACCAGGCCGGAAAACTGTTGTTGGTCGGGACGAAAGCTGATCGTGGGCTGGCGATCTTTGAACGCACCTTCAATCGTTGCATGGGGCTGTGGGCAGATGCCCAGACCATCTGGATGAGCACGCGTTATCAATTGTGGCGTCTGGAAGACATGGGGCCCGGACCGGTGTCGCAGCCGGAATTTGACCGCTTGTTCGTTCCGCAGGTCGGGTACACCACCGGTGACATCGATGTTCATGACGTCGCTGTCGATGGCAAGGGGCAGCCGATCTTTATCAGCACACTGTTCAATTGCATCGCGACGGTCAGCCAGCGACGCAGTTTTACTCCGCTGTGGCGGCCGAACTTCATTTCAAAGCTGGTCGCCGAAGACCGGTGCCACCTGAACGGGATGGCGATGCAAGACGGCAGCCCCCGCTATGTCACTGCCTGCAGCCGATCGGATGTGATCGACGGATGGCGTGACCGTCGTAAGGATGGCGGCTTGGTGATCGATGTCCGCACCAATCAGATCATCGCCGAAGGGCTTTCCATGCCGCACTCGCCGCGACTGTATCGCGGTCGGCTGTGGTTACTCGACTCGGGCAACGGATACCTGGGATACCTCGATGCCGACACCGGAACACTGCGACGCGTCGCGTTCTGCCCGGGCTATGCGCGTGGTCTTGCCTTCGTCGGCGACTATGCCATCGTCGGACTGTCGAAACCCCGACGTGATGAGCCATCGTTTCACGGATTGAACCTCGAGAATGAATTGGCCGCCAGAGGCGCTTCCCCACGCTGCGGGCTGCAGGTGATCGACCTGCGCAGCGGTGACGTGGTGCACTGGATCCGCATCGAAGGCGACGTGATCGGCGAGTTGTACGATGTGGTGGTGCTGCCCGACACGCGACGCCCCAAAGCGTTGGGGTTCAAAACCGACGAGATCCAACGCAATGTCTGGTTCGATGAAGAAGATCGATTGCAAAGCTGGACGGCGGAGGGGTAG
- a CDS encoding alkaline phosphatase D family protein — MTKHLPRRSALKTLGASGALFGLAETADGQDQSAAATVTPLPSVNWSDTHDRTWLAGNCWANPMEDWVIRDGAAECLTTGGDRNIHLITHQLTDPSKSFQTSVIVSQVEVAGKDDGVGFKVGVKSDINEHRSNVFAKSGIKAGLKAGQLVINRASQPVPNLTAPKDVRLTLTGQPNGDKVKLTLTAEASGGKRLGEVFTNVPADAVLGNIAVVNNFDPQLKKGKGARYRFRDWSVSGDALTVDDQRTFGPILWTMYSLSDSRSDEGFVLKLSALTGPLGQDDHKQVELQVRREGRWQSLGTAELDPDAWTATFRIPNWDETNETQYQVVYREKHPSGKESESTWSGTIKANPSGRPLKLGALTCQNDYAFPYEPVANNVVKFDPDMLYFSGDQLYESHGGYGLIRRPADQAILNYLRKYYQFGWSFRHAMKDRPTLCLPDDHDVFQGNIWGEGGAPMDVEAGGASSNGGYIEPARMVNVVHKTNCAHHPDPYDPTPVKQDISVYYGDLVYGDVSFAVIADRQWKSGPQRVDTGSGRADHLRDADIDPLTLDKPGLELLGERQKAFLTEWANDWRGHSMKVLLSQTVFAGMATHHGGYNGYLVADLDCGGWPQTERNAAIRIATAAKPLHINGDQHLTSLVQYGVDQQRDGFWSFCTPAIAVGYPRWWRADEVGMQHTNRPKHGLPHTGQYLDGLGNRVYVYAVGNPEVATKKNRYEKAHQKGSGFGYVVIDPKSQTYTIHSYRFLIDPLDGNPDNQFPGWPVTIHQQENGGVNRIQ, encoded by the coding sequence ATGACCAAGCATCTTCCCCGACGTTCCGCACTAAAAACGCTCGGCGCCAGCGGCGCCCTGTTCGGCTTGGCCGAGACCGCCGACGGACAAGATCAATCCGCCGCCGCGACCGTGACGCCGCTGCCGAGCGTGAATTGGTCCGACACCCATGACCGAACTTGGCTGGCCGGAAACTGTTGGGCCAATCCGATGGAAGATTGGGTGATTCGCGATGGTGCCGCGGAATGTCTGACGACCGGCGGCGATCGCAACATTCACCTGATCACCCATCAATTGACCGATCCGTCGAAGTCATTTCAAACCAGCGTGATCGTCTCGCAAGTCGAAGTCGCCGGAAAAGACGACGGCGTGGGTTTCAAGGTCGGGGTCAAGAGCGACATCAACGAACACCGCAGCAACGTGTTTGCCAAAAGCGGCATCAAGGCGGGGCTGAAAGCCGGACAGTTGGTGATCAATCGAGCGTCTCAACCGGTGCCGAACTTGACGGCTCCCAAGGACGTGCGTTTGACGCTGACCGGCCAGCCGAACGGTGACAAAGTGAAACTGACGTTGACCGCCGAAGCATCCGGCGGAAAGCGGTTGGGGGAAGTTTTCACCAACGTTCCTGCCGATGCGGTGCTGGGCAACATCGCCGTGGTCAATAACTTTGATCCGCAACTCAAAAAGGGCAAGGGCGCCCGATACCGGTTCCGTGATTGGTCCGTCAGCGGCGACGCGCTGACTGTGGACGACCAGCGGACGTTCGGGCCGATCTTGTGGACCATGTATTCGTTAAGCGATTCACGCAGCGACGAAGGGTTTGTACTGAAGTTGTCGGCGCTCACCGGCCCCCTGGGGCAAGACGATCACAAACAGGTCGAATTGCAAGTTCGGCGAGAGGGGCGTTGGCAATCGCTGGGGACGGCCGAACTGGATCCCGATGCCTGGACGGCGACCTTTCGAATTCCGAACTGGGATGAAACGAACGAGACGCAATACCAAGTCGTCTATCGCGAGAAACACCCCAGCGGAAAAGAATCCGAATCGACATGGTCCGGCACGATCAAAGCCAACCCGAGCGGTCGACCGTTGAAACTTGGTGCGCTGACGTGCCAAAACGATTACGCGTTTCCCTACGAACCGGTTGCCAACAACGTGGTCAAATTCGACCCGGACATGTTGTACTTTTCCGGTGACCAGCTGTACGAAAGCCATGGCGGGTATGGGTTGATTCGTCGCCCGGCCGACCAGGCGATTTTGAACTACTTGCGAAAGTACTATCAATTCGGCTGGTCGTTTCGACACGCGATGAAGGACCGTCCGACGCTGTGTCTGCCGGACGACCACGATGTCTTCCAGGGCAACATTTGGGGCGAAGGCGGTGCGCCGATGGACGTCGAAGCCGGCGGCGCATCCTCCAACGGTGGTTACATCGAACCGGCGCGGATGGTCAATGTGGTCCATAAGACCAACTGTGCCCATCATCCCGATCCCTACGATCCGACACCGGTCAAACAGGACATCAGCGTCTACTACGGGGATCTGGTTTACGGCGACGTCAGCTTTGCCGTGATCGCCGATCGCCAGTGGAAAAGCGGGCCGCAGCGGGTGGACACGGGATCCGGTCGGGCCGATCACCTTCGTGACGCCGACATCGATCCGCTGACGTTGGACAAGCCGGGGTTGGAATTGCTGGGCGAGCGACAAAAAGCGTTTTTGACGGAATGGGCAAACGATTGGCGCGGGCATTCGATGAAGGTCTTGCTCAGCCAAACCGTGTTCGCCGGCATGGCGACACATCACGGCGGCTACAACGGCTATCTGGTTGCCGATTTAGACTGTGGCGGATGGCCGCAAACCGAACGCAACGCGGCGATTCGAATCGCCACCGCCGCCAAACCGCTGCACATCAACGGTGACCAACACTTGACCTCGCTGGTGCAATACGGCGTCGATCAACAACGTGACGGGTTCTGGTCCTTCTGCACCCCGGCGATCGCCGTCGGCTATCCGCGTTGGTGGCGCGCCGATGAAGTCGGGATGCAGCATACCAATCGTCCGAAACATGGATTGCCCCACACCGGCCAGTACCTGGACGGACTGGGAAACAGGGTTTATGTCTATGCCGTGGGGAATCCGGAGGTCGCGACGAAGAAGAATCGTTACGAAAAGGCGCACCAGAAAGGCAGCGGATTCGGCTACGTGGTGATCGACCCGAAATCCCAAACGTACACGATCCACTCCTATCGATTCCTGATCGACCCGCTGGACGGCAATCCCGACAACCAATTCCCCGGCTGGCCGGTGACGATTCACCAACAGGAAAACGGAGGCGTGAATCGAATCCAGTAA
- a CDS encoding alkaline phosphatase family protein gives MPKLSLRPPITVVITLEGLATSALGCYGCSWNDTPAIDALAATGVTWDRWTSPIDRPAGLITRWLQDSRELIAREAQPNEQTQAQPNEADSTASVFLTDDPKLTLPDDQFGFAQAIVLEPTLKRLPAESVESTVIAQAFASAINTVTTKTRLLWIHSGMLRDHWDAPATDDDDREQESEPVEDHDPQRPTAAEPFFLPPSTDPPASKLSESDDPDLLFAWMQRYAAQVRLLDQMIELLGDSLRNRRPTILLAGASGFSLGENGFLGHHVGPLRSPDLRLPMLVSSGGPLRVPSLQSATDLPELLQRMADNRPLVTPTQWCQRDEAGSLSVQTDSDRAVKSITTSKWFYVNDAQVSGNEGEHLYVKPDDVNDVNDISRLRREVLNQFSSVP, from the coding sequence GTGCCCAAACTGTCGCTCCGCCCGCCGATCACCGTTGTCATCACGTTGGAAGGGCTGGCGACGTCTGCGCTGGGCTGTTACGGATGCTCTTGGAACGACACGCCGGCGATCGACGCCTTGGCAGCGACCGGCGTGACCTGGGACCGTTGGACATCGCCGATCGACCGCCCCGCTGGTTTGATCACGCGTTGGCTTCAGGATTCGCGCGAGCTGATCGCCCGGGAGGCCCAACCGAATGAACAGACGCAAGCCCAGCCGAACGAAGCTGATTCCACCGCCAGCGTCTTCTTGACCGACGATCCGAAACTGACGCTGCCCGACGATCAATTCGGCTTCGCACAGGCGATCGTCTTGGAACCGACGCTCAAACGGTTGCCTGCCGAGTCCGTCGAATCGACCGTGATCGCACAAGCGTTCGCCTCGGCGATCAACACCGTCACCACCAAGACGCGATTGCTTTGGATCCACAGCGGCATGCTGCGTGACCACTGGGATGCCCCCGCGACCGATGACGACGATCGGGAACAGGAATCTGAACCGGTCGAGGATCATGATCCGCAACGGCCCACCGCGGCGGAACCGTTTTTCTTGCCGCCATCGACCGATCCGCCGGCGAGCAAGCTCTCTGAATCGGACGACCCCGATTTGCTGTTCGCCTGGATGCAGCGGTATGCGGCCCAGGTCCGATTGTTGGACCAGATGATCGAACTGCTGGGGGATTCGCTGCGGAACCGCCGGCCGACGATTCTGTTGGCCGGGGCCAGCGGGTTTTCACTCGGCGAAAACGGCTTTCTGGGACACCACGTCGGACCGTTGCGCAGCCCGGACCTCCGCCTGCCGATGCTGGTTTCCAGCGGCGGACCGTTGCGCGTGCCCTCGCTGCAATCGGCTACCGATCTGCCCGAGTTGCTCCAACGAATGGCTGACAACCGCCCGCTGGTCACTCCGACGCAGTGGTGCCAGCGTGACGAGGCGGGTTCCCTGTCGGTGCAGACCGATTCGGACCGCGCGGTCAAATCCATCACGACGTCGAAGTGGTTTTATGTCAACGACGCCCAGGTATCCGGCAACGAGGGCGAACATTTGTATGTCAAACCCGACGATGTCAATGACGTCAACGACATTTCACGTTTGCGACGCGAAGTGCTCAACCAATTCTCCAGCGTCCCCTAA